Genomic segment of Camarhynchus parvulus chromosome 1A, STF_HiC, whole genome shotgun sequence:
TTGCACACCAGGAACAAACTCCTCACTGGAGGTCACACATTACCTGTGACCAGGTAAAGAGTTGCACAAAGTTTGCAAGAAAGAGGAGGGTGAATGTTTAAACTCAGGATGAcacccagaaaaatccccatttaGGAAGGGATTATGAGCTCAAATCTTACTATTTAGGTGCTGTGTAAGTCTTCAGTACTGCAGGCATCCAAGAGGATGCTGCTCATCCATTTGAAGAAGTTTTACAGCCAAACTATTCCCATTTGGGAATCCACAGCATTATATACAACCTGTGAAAAAAAGACCAGAAGGACTCCCAGCTGCTCAAGACACAATATTAATGAAATGTCAGAATCCTAGGCTCAGAATGACAGCCCTTGGTAGGCACAGACCCAGAGGAGAAGGGAGTGTAGTGTCTGCTCCCAATATCAGTTTGATACTATCCAAAGGAGACGGAACCATGACAGTGaggacagagcagaggcagccacCTCCAAGTGACTGACTGACTCTACTCCAGCCAACTGGAAGGGGGTTTAATGCTTTTAAAGTTACTTTTTCAAGTTATGttatgtggatttttaaaacagaaaatagtaTCAGTTCGAAAGCATTTATTTGCAGAAGATCAgagaaataatgagaaaaaatgcacattttttcctctgttgctACTCCAGGTCTGAAGGCCTCTCAGAGAGTGTCAGACCCAAATTCACCTGATTTAATGCAAATACTGAAACACCTTTCTGATCTCTCTCTGGGCCTGCTGACCCTCATATATCATGGTATCTCTTTTTTCAAGCACAGATGAGCAATGCCTTTGGCATCGTAGCCAGCAACATTTTTCAGCAGATTGCCAGGCAGCTCATAAAGGTTACTAATGCTCAAGAAGTAAACAGACTCCATGGATCAATGACGCCTTTCAGCTGGTCCGGGGAGTGGAAAGCAGGAGACTTTTGAGAAAGTAGCAGTACAATGTTTTTCATGATGTGTCCAAGATGCATAACCTCCTGGAGATAGGAAAGTGGGGCACCTGGTACATAAAGGAACAATATATCCCACTGTGTTTGGGAAGGGGGATAACTCCCTCAGCCCAGTCCTGGGCTGGTGGATGGGCGTATCTCTTGGATTCTGTGGAGTGAACACCATGAGATGCAGTAAGGGTAATAGTCACTAATGAAGCCTAATACTCAACAGCAAACTCCATtcaaaaaaaaatgagaaaaaacagctctgctgtctgttTTTTTAGTCATCCCAGTAATCCAGCTGGCTGTAGGAGAAGCCTGGCTCTAatgccctgaggcagcagcacataGACAGATCCACTGCTCATTCCCTCCATATTTTGGGGTGAACCCCTCAATCCCTCACGCAGGGTCAAATCAGCCAGCGGGATTCAGCCCAGTCTCCAGCTGGCCAAGCTCATTAGGCCTTTAGTTGCCAGGAGGGCAGTTGTGGCCAGCTGTAAGGCTGAAACCCCACGCAGAACCTGCCAAAGGTCAGAAGTCAGCTGGCCAGCTGTGAGTCCTCCAGCACGCCAAGGTCcagctgagaggagcagggaaaagtgGTGAGCGAGCCAAGGgttctgcagaggagaaggtggagaagaggaggaaaggagggaagaagggagtGAGGAAGGAGGTTTAAGGTGGGGAGAGGTGAGCTGCCTGCTGTGGTAAAGTCTGACTGCTCCTGATAAGCAGGGTGAACTGGGAAGAAGAGATGCTGATTTTCCACTGAAATGTAGCTGTGAATTTGAGGTGTTCCTAGGCATAATTAGACAAGCACTACAAATAAAGATCCCTTCATCCTCCAAGAACTAATTACTAAAAATTTATCACTTTTAAGCCTtaccacaggaaaagaaagagtcTGATCTTTTCCTACAGGCAAAAGGAGTTGTTTTCCACACAAGTAACTCAAGAAATCTGAACATTAAGAAAGCAGGATTTTTGTCTTGATGTTATATTTAAGGGATCTTTTCCAGTTTCTATGTTAGTTTTGCAATGTACAAATGTCCCTTTTgatctgaatttaaaatatttatttcactaaAGATCTCTGTTTGGTTTATCAACAAAAGATACAAGAGacttcacacacaaaaaaaccaaagctcAGCTGCCTCCCTCAGTCATAATTTAAGTCAAATATGCATGGTTTTCAGAGATAAAATACAACATTATTGTATTCTAAAAAGTGTACAGAATTATGCCTTTCCTTGCAGTGAGTGGTAGTCAGAAAACTTGCTGTAACACACCTTCTGTGTTACATTCATTATTCTGACACCATGAGGCATCCCTGCACCTGCTTGTGAGGCCACTACACGCTGCCCCAGAGCCTTAAGCAATAAGACATATTGTAGGAGTTGGGAAAGGTGGAGCTCAGCCTTTCTAGACCATGACcttcttatttatttctggGCACAGCCTTCCTTAAACAAACATGTTTCATATAGAATAcaaatctttcttttcagttccacttattaatattattatgaAACATGTACAATCTGACCAGTACGGTGTTATCTCCCAACAGCTTCTTTGTTCTTCCCAATCCACAGACTGAAGGCAGTTTCATGGAGTTCACTTCTGTTCCTTACAAGGATTATTGCACTTTTTGCCTCATGGGAGCTTCTTTCATAGGTGTCCTGGAATTAAGATTTTGTTTCCCAGATGTGTATAGCAAAACCTAGATGTTGTAAACTACTGTAACAGGATTTAGGAGCCTATGGACAAACATCCTCCAGACGGAATGCTTCTCCTCACACTCTGAAAATCTACTTCTCAGAAGTATTGACCTTTTTGCGACTCCTAAAATGTCTGCCAGCCAAAGAGAGGTGTACATTACCAGCATGTGATTTGCTAGTGTTACTCTGCATACTTCATCCAAGATCACTTGCCAAGGTCAGCACTGTGCAGAATGAAATGCTGAAAGTTCTCTAGCTTAGCTCACTTTAAAATACCATTTCAAATCATCTGCACTCTATTAAATCCTGGGCATAAGAAGTATCCTTGGGATAGTATTTTGATTGAGAGGAGTGAACACTGCAACACTGCATCAGAGTGTGAGAGCcaggaaataaaaccagtgaTGTTCACAGTCTTGCATAAGAATTCCTGTGAACAGAAGGCTTGGGAAGTGATCCCCCAGAACCAACACTATGTCTGTGTTAAGGCACTTGCATACTGCTGAAGCAGTGACAGGAGTGTGAGAATACCTTGTTTGTACCTCTGCATGACTCCAACTCATGGCTTTAAAACCACTTCTAGTCCATGATGAGTTCAGACATATCTGTATACACAGAATGCCCATTCCGGTCAAGGCTCCTCCTGAAATATTCTGCAAGAAAAGAGCACTTACCTCAAGGCTATGGGCAAGGAGAGGAAGTAATTTTGAGGGAGGCTTTGCACAAAGGGTGGGCTGGCCTTGCCCTGTGTCAGACAcacacctgctgctgccctgctgcaggctcaggaaGGCAGGTGCCACCTCGCTTTCTCTGTGGCCCCTTGAGGGGGGACAGAGACCCTCAGTGTGGTACAGGGACAGAGCCATCCCTAAGCAAAGGCTTCTTTTATCTTAGGTTCAGAGATGCTGCCAAAGGCCAGTCAGATTATAACTTTTGGTGACATGactcagctgggctgggttcAAGCAAAAGATTTATCAGAGATGAAATACCACTGCCAGGCCCCTTGGCCGCCGAGCGCTAgcaacacaaacacaaatggCAAATACATCCTTATCCCACAATAGCGAGGTGGATATATCCCTTCCCACTCAGAGTATTTATCATATGAAACATTTCTGGATGAACTGAAAGAGCCCATCTCTCcatctcacttttttttttttttttgaggggtgGCTAAGAAAGTTTTGAATTATATCTAGAAGAGTCCGAAACTATGGAAATTTTTCATGGTAGATAGACCTAATTTAGTGCCTGGAAGGAAATACTTGTTAAATCTGAAAACACATGAAAAGTTGACCTGGTTATTTCTAGAGCGATGTAGAGTAATGAATTTGCATCCTGGACCAAAAGACCAAAGTAATTAGGAGCAAATAAATCCATATTGCTTTCTGAATATTGTGAAATATACCCCGTGGCTTATGAAAGAGATACAAGTGGTTTGTTCTTACTAACTTTACTAAATTTGTCTCTGCCAGAGCAACAAGTAAAATTCCCCACCACAGCATCAGAGCTAGATCATACAGTTGTTTTGACAGCAGTCACCACGCAATTTTAGGGCCAAATTCTGGAATACACAGTCCATCTTCATACCCAGTGAAAGAAACTCGAGTTTTGCAGAGGTGAATGTGAAGGGAAGGCGGGGCGGAGAGTTTAGAAAAATATGACTGCgaaatagtatttttattttgcagaaaataaaggaaactcTGCCCATAACAGGACATACAGTGTGAGAATTTAAACGTCCACGTTTTTGTTGCTCCATGAGTGGTCTCAGAATAGTGCACATTGGTGGAAGGACAGACAAGCTCCCAGGCCCCAGCCCGGCAGGACACTCCACGTCCCGGCTGGGGACGGCCGTGATGGGGGCGGGAAGAGGGGGTGTCCcgcaggcaggagctcagggacgACCGAGGCTGGATgggggctcagcagggatgCTGGCGGCCGCCCCGCAGCCGAGTCCCGCTGCCCTCCCGCATGCCAGGGAATGCACTTAAAGAACCAGCCGGCCAGACAGCTCTCTCACAGCACGTTTTATTTGCAGCGGAGATTCCAGGGCAGCGCGTGTGTCCCGAGCCCCGGGGCCTGCCCGCCCTGCCGGGGTGCGGGAAATCCCTGGCCGGGGGCGGGCGCGGTGCTTTacctgcagccccagagggaAGCGGCGGCCCAAGGGGCTCCGGGGCTGCCCCTCTCGCCCGAGAAGCGTTTGCAAGAGGTGGCCGGGCGCGGGAGGCGGCCCCGGCGGCAGGCGCGGGGTGCCGGCCCGCGGGCCCCTCATAGCGCCTGGTACGTCCGTCGGGGCAGCGGCGTCCCGGGCGTCTCCGGCCCCGAGTCGATGCTGGCGCTGGGCGAGAGGGAGTCGGCGTCGCggagggacagccctggctcctCCGCCGGGGACAGACGGTCCACGATGCTGGAGAGGCagtccaggctggacagggcgCTGCTCTGGTCGGCGGCGTACCCTGCGCCGAGGGGAGGGCCGGGGCAGGGCAGCGCGTTACCGCGGGGCGCCGCGCTGCCTCCCCCCGGCGCCTCGGGCAGCGCGGGGTCCGGGCCCCGCCTCCACCCCCAGGCCGCGCGGCTCGAGTCGCGCTTACCGTGAGCCATCTCGGCGCAGTAGACGGCGTCGAAGCTGCCGCCTCTCGCCGACCAAACGGGGCTGCCACAGTCGGCCTGCAAGACAGCGAGGGGAGAGTGCCGGCCCTGACGCCCCCGCCCAGGGGCCAGCGGGACGCTCCCCGAGAAGGGAAAGGGCCATAAAGGCCGGCGGAGAGGGAGCGAAGCAGCCgcccccagccaggctgctggccctgggcagcgCCTTCCCATCTCCCCCAGCCTTACCCCTCTAGGGCCGCGCtaagggacagcagaggggacGCCGGGCCCTGCAGGGTGCCCTCGGGCAGCGCTACCTCCCCCCCATGCATCTCTGGAGAGCCCATGTGCGTGCTCAGCGGAAAACCTGGGAAGGGGCCTGTTCCAGGGAAAACTGTCCACCCTTTCCTGATGTCCGGGTGCGTTCGACCCGTCCCACACCCATGGGACTGGTCCCACGGCGTTGGGCCCAGGGTGACTTGCCCGCGGGCCATCCTGgggtccccacagccccatggcTCCTGCCTCTGTCTTACCATCCCGTCGGAGCAGCTGGAAGTGGGGCTGGTCGGTTCGGAGCAACTCTGTCCCGGCAGGTGATAGTAGTTTTCTACCTGTTCTCTCAAGAGCTCCTGGAGGCTCTCGATGTATCTGATGGCGTTTCGCAGGATCTCTACTTTGGGGAGTCTTTGGTTGGGGTTGGCAGTGGTGCATCTCTTCAGGGTCTCAAAAGCCTGGTTCACTTtcttcagcctcctcctctccctcatGGTGGCTGCCTTCCGCCGGTCCATTGTGGTGGATTTTCTTTTGCAGGCTTTGCAAGCCCACATGAGGCAGTGACCAGCTTGGTGGTGGCCAGTGGGAGCTCGGACATGCTCCTCTTCCTCGGAGCAGGCGGGCTCGGGGGGCTCGTGGGCGCTGAAAGGAGGCAGATCCCTGGGCTCAAAATCCTCGGGAAACTCGCCCTCCGGGGAGGAGAGACAAGAGCTGTCATAGAAGAGCTCGGACGGGGAGAACTTGCAGCTGTCCAtcacctccatccctgctgcgGAGGCGTCAGTACGAGACGGCGGCCACCGGCTCTCGGCGAGGCGCTCCGCAGCGCGCTGGGGCAATTTCCTCCGTAATTAGGGACCCGAGACCAAGTGTCCTTCGGCTGATGCGGGGGGCCCTTATATATACATGGAAAGGGAGGCTGGTCCGCAGAGGCCAGTCTTTATTAGCATATCCCACCACAGCCCTTGCCGGGAGCTGTCTGGGCAAGCCCCCTCCAGTCCCCAGGAGACAATTTGCTCCGCACCGCTCCTTTGGAGCGCCGAGAGATGGGCACTTTTCTAATGAACGACCTCCCAAGAACTGGTTGCGACATCTCCGAATTTCCAACCAAGTCTGTGAATTTGCAGTTTGGtatggaaagagaaagaggggCAGTGGACGCGCACGAGCCACTTGCCAGTGGCTCCTACAGAGCCCTTCCTCGTCTCGGTGTGCACATCTCCCgtttcccagcacagagggacaccTAATAGTGTTTACTTGCGCATCTTTATTTCCCACATCCCGTAATCCAGGTCTAACCTGAAAAATTATACTTCTTCTTAGACCTAAGATGTGTTTATTTATCTCGAGGAGAGCTTTGTCCAGTAATTAAAGTTGTGCCACCAACCGCTCAAATTTGCAGATTGAGGGACAGCAATGCACAGCTACTTGTGGCCAGGAGAGACGAGGAGGAGGGAAATCAGATTTTAGTGCTGCCGGATCGGATCACAAGGAAAGGTACTCACAAAAGAAAAGTGTATGTGTTTGCTCCGAGACAAATCCCCTTCccattctttctccttctcttgtGACCTGGAGCTGCTAGGGATACAACAATCAAGCAGTGCCTTGGGCTTgctaattttctgctttcaggcAAACTTGTACCGTTACAGATGCGTCCCAGCTGCCAGTGCAACAAACCCCTCCTGGAAGTGTAAAATTTCTAACCCCGCAATCCCTAAGTAACTTTACACAAGGGGACAAAAGCCTTGCGGAGCCCCAGCCGCAGCAGTAGCCGAGCGGAGCGGTGCAAGGGTCATTAGAGTGGTAATGAAGCCCTTTAACAGGCATTTGCTAACGCGCAGGAATCCTTTGGTTTCATCCAGGTGGCTTTTGTAGCTGAGGAAAATATTATGAGAAGGCAAAGGAAACCTTCCCTACCTGGGAATAAAATTATGTGACCTAGGCTAACTCAAACGCAGAGCAAATGACCCAGCAGCGGTTCAAACGCTACGGAGACGGCTTTTGTGCTCAGGAAAAAGGCGCCTTGAGTTAGCCTCTCTTCAGGAAGGGGTGATGCGGTGGCACGGCGAGCCGCCTGTCTCCGGGAAACGCTGATCAAGTGAGCAAGGCCGGTAGGGAAGTATCTTCTGAGACAGATGCCCTGTGGCACACCGCTGGGAAGCTCTCCGATCCGCACGGGCAAGGCGAGGAAAGGCAGGCAGCTCggcctgtgctggggctggagagagcccaTCCTTGTTTCCCTGCTACCACCACCCCTGACCCCCCGAGGTGGACTTCCACGCTTAGGctaaattttttcctaaaaagcaACCATGCACACGCCCTTCTTCCTGTGAAAGCCTACAAAATTATCTAAAAGCTGGGGAAGGCTACATCTGGGCTGCTTTGGTTTATTTGGGGCCATAAACACGGGGAGCCCCTTTGAAATGAATACTGTATGAAAAGCAGGGAGTTGATAAAGAAGTTACAGAATGGGAAAGCTCAGAATTTCAGGCTTCTGCCTCTCTGAGGTGCAGGTTGCTGTTTTGTTGGGCCACACCTGAAACAGGACAGGTCCCTACTGTTTTCCCAAGACAGCATCAGTCAGGAGGGgttctgctcagcagtaacTTGAACTCTTCGCTGGGCTGTGgcgtgcacacacacagacatacacaaacacacacacaatttcATTTACTGCGTTTGCGCTGGCTAAAATAGACCTGTTTACATATTTATGCTTCGTGCACAAATAAACTTGATCTTTAAAGTGCCGGTTGCAGTTCCGATCACCTTTCTGGGTTGATGCATGCTTGGGTTCTCTCCAAGCATGCACTGTAGATCTCCCGGTGCACAACGCCAAGCCCCTcaatcctgctctcctggcatgCACAGCTTTAGCTCGCAGGTTTGACTCTTGactcagaggagctggggctgttaAGAAACGTGTTTTTCCCCAACAGTATttgaagagctggaaaaaaaatcattcctttttccttgaatattttttgggaaattgAAGAAACCATGGAAGGGCCTGTcactcaggaagaaaaaaaaaatcagtaattagTATCCCTTAAGGAGCCCCCGGCTCCTCTGGTAAAGTGATCTCAAAACAAATTTGCAAAAATGCAGTAGGCGAGTGGAACTAAAGAAAGGGGGGAGAAAACACGCACTGCAAGGCTGGCTAATGAGGCTGCTGGCGAAGGgcggggggaagggggaggatgGTGCTGCATTTCAGGAGGATCAAGTCTGGAAAGCGGGAGCAACCTTAGCATCTGACACTGTCTGCTCCTATGGACTGGTAGAGAGAAAGTGGTGAACATGTCAGGATCCCTTTAAATGGTGTTCCtcaccccagccctccccactcCTCAGGAATCACTGTGCCGCACCTATTCCTGGAGGGATTCCATCCAATGTGGGCACCTTCTGCAGAGCGTGCCATCTTTTCCCAAGTCCCACGCCTTTCtatttaagagaagaaaatcctACCGAAACCATAAGCCACGGGACTGAGGGGGTGAGAGGTGTTTGCGGTCCCCCCGAGcgcacccccagccccggccttCCGAGCGCCTTTGCGCAGTGCCCGGCCGGCTCCGCGGAGCGCACCGCGGGCCCGTGCCGGGCGGCGAGAGCGCCTGACTTCATGGTACTGAGCAGCTCCGCCCGGCTCCCGCCGTCCGCGGCGCTGGCAGCGCAGCGAGTAGGCACGGGCATCTCCTCCGCGATGCCCCGACAACAAAATCCTTTCCCAGtcgggccggcggggccgggcgcttCCAGCCGTGTGAGAAACGTTTGGTTCCCCCCAGCGCTGGGAACCGTGCGCACCTAAGTAAACACATTAGTACCTGCCAGAGGGAGTTGTATAGAGGACAGCTGAAGAAGGCATTGGCCTCTGATGGCTCCCCGGGACTCCCAGGAGAGATCAAAGGGACACGAGGGGGTTTTTAGCAGCCTCAAGACTGGGAAAAGTTGCTAGTTCCTGCTATCCGAGGGGCGTCCCAGCGAGCACATGGTTCAATTATTcagcctcctccctccctgccccctaCACCCATCCCTAGCTCGTTCTCCATAGAAAGACGGAAATGTGGAAAAGTCGTGCGGGGTCCACAAAGCAGCAGTGGTCGGCGCAGGAATTTTGCCGTGGAAATAGTTGCTGTGTCGCCGCTTGACCGCCTTGACTCTGAGTTCAGAGAATGAATTAAGCCTGCTGCTGACTGTCCGATTCCCTCCCTGGATTGCAGGCGGTTTCACCGAGGAAAATAAAGGTGCAcaatataaaagccaaaaccaatcaacaaaaagccccaacgaaaaacacaaaaccaggagccgtgcctgaaaaaaaaaaaaaggaagaaaaatggggggaaggaaaaaaccccaacaaaaaaaaaaccaaaacctcaaACTAAAATCAAGTCTGTAAACCCTCGGTCGCGTCACTTCAGAGTAAAGCGGTGTCAACCCggcagccctgcagacaggCACCCCATTCCCCCCTTCCCCGCCTTCCTCCCATCGTTCCCGGCCCCGCAGGCACCTCGGGCCGGGCACCCCGCACCGCGGGCCGGCGGAGCCGCGCATCCCGCCGCTCCTGAGGGAGCGAGCAGGTGGTTGGTTCCCAGGGGAGCGGAGCAGGTAGAGGCGAGGGAGGCTGTGTTGAGCATGGGATTTCCAGCCCGcaaaggggaggagggagcggCAGGGCCACTTGCATTTGCGTAAAAACTTCGATGACTTTGTGCGTGGTCCCTCCGGAAAAAGACTTCATTAAATCACAAACCTCTTGTCTTTACCCAGTTATTGCCCTTTGATTTTGTGATTCCAGGGCCCTGTTTGCTTTGGCTGGGGACTTAAGTAAAGATTATCATTATTAATATCtaacacaaacattttaattgcaaaCACACTGACGACCTTCACTGGGAAGCCCGGCATGTCAGCTGCAGCGGCGGGGGTCACGGAGAGTCTCTTCGGGaggtattttctttatttaatgaaaaaactCTCCTTTAGGCAAACTTACTCCAAACAATCGCTCAAGTtaccctgctgctggaggagccgcTGCCGTGGGGGTCCCGCCGGGCGGACGGGCGGCTTGCTGGGGTGATTGCCCGGCTGCGGGTAAACCTGGCAGTCGGCTGCCCCGGTGTGGGCGCGACACTGTGGCTTTGAGGGGTGGCTCAGCACGGCTCCTGCCCTGATGCGGGCAGCAGGTCCCGCAGGGCTCGGATCGCCGTATGAACTGTGTGTAGCGCTTCCCGCCGACTCGGCGGCGTTGAAACAAATTAGGAAGGAAGAGCTGCTAGCCCGATCTGAAATACTCTCTTACTGGGCAAGTGCCTTCGCCATAGAAGCGAGCTGCAGCGTCTCCTCTCCCGTGCcaggtggcagaggtggcacGCAGGGCCCCGCATCCCCGACGCGCCCCTTTCTGAAGAGCCCGATGGTTCCCCGAGGCAAGGGGGTTTAAtttgagaggaggaaaaaacatgGGGAAATTGTTGCATCACTGTGCCCACCACACTGTCCCGCCGCAATTAGTCTTTGTAAGGGAGTATCTCGTTAGAGAGCAATTAGAGGTAGTACATGACTGGTTTAAAGACCCGGCTGACCACGGCGGTGCAGAGATGGGGGTCGGAAGGCATGGCCGGTTGGAGTGCCAGCTCTCGGGGCAGGCTCTCCCCAGAGCTTCCACTTCGGATGGGTGTACCCGTGCCCCAGATGGCCAGGAAGGGGGAGACCTTCCCGAGACGCGACTGTGACCTttcaaaaaacagaaacaaagaataaataaaGGGCTAAAGTTGGCG
This window contains:
- the MYF5 gene encoding myogenic factor 5, whose amino-acid sequence is MEVMDSCKFSPSELFYDSSCLSSPEGEFPEDFEPRDLPPFSAHEPPEPACSEEEEHVRAPTGHHQAGHCLMWACKACKRKSTTMDRRKAATMRERRRLKKVNQAFETLKRCTTANPNQRLPKVEILRNAIRYIESLQELLREQVENYYHLPGQSCSEPTSPTSSCSDGMADCGSPVWSARGGSFDAVYCAEMAHGYAADQSSALSSLDCLSSIVDRLSPAEEPGLSLRDADSLSPSASIDSGPETPGTPLPRRTYQAL